One window from the genome of Coregonus clupeaformis isolate EN_2021a unplaced genomic scaffold, ASM2061545v1 scaf4691, whole genome shotgun sequence encodes:
- the LOC123490767 gene encoding NACHT, LRR and PYD domains-containing protein 1 homolog isoform X2 translates to MKIFHVEEHGVSVEEVHEVTRFHAKILHPKFSVISVILSYIFSRNIDVHCELMLYLTVKKQTLIPRLYLFPRNPSQIQAVEQQEKSEGSSRVLISRPEQAFKLNSYFRLNIPCSTYINPPIHLIHRDSTPSFFRAVVKMTGVDIEMELFGDDERIAWKEVVSQDEYITATHSTTLTVPDIPAEEFLKKHWAKLIQRTKNSMPIADDLWSKNMIGEEEHSRITAETTEQDRMRKLLKAVIPKGPEVTGACLKALVEHENHLVKDLSESRT, encoded by the exons ATGAAGATTTTTCATGTAGAGGAACATGGAGTGTCTGTTGAGGAAGTGCATGAGGTCACCAGATTCCATGCTAAGATTCTCCATCCCAAGTTCTCAGTTATCTCTGTTATACTGAGCTATATCTTTTCGCGGAACATAGATGTCCACTGTGAGCTGATGCTCTATCTGACAGTGAAAAAGCAAACACTAATTCCACGCCTATACCTGTTCCCCAGAAACCCCAGCCAAATACAG GCTGTGGAACAACAGGAAAAGTCTGAAGGGTCTTCAAGGGTTCTCATCTCAAGACCAGAGCAGGCCTTCAAACTGAATAGTTACTTCAGACTGAACATTCCCTGTTCTACCTACATCAATCCACCG ATTCATCTCATACATAGAGACTCCACACCAAGCTTTTTCAGGGCGGTTGTGAAAATGACAGGGGTTGACATTGAGATGGAATTATTCGGTGATGATGAGAGGATTGCATGGAAAGAAGTGGTATCACAAG ATGAATACATCACTGCCACCCATTCAACAA CATTAACAGTCCCTGACATTCCTGCTGAGGAGTTTCTGAAGAAACACTGGGCTAAACTAATTCAGCGAACCAAAAACTCAATGCCAATAGCAGATGATCTGTGGTCAAAGAACATGATTGGTGAAGAAGAGCACTCCAgaataacagctgaaacaactgAACAGGACCGAATGAGAAAACTACTGAAAGCAGTCATCCCCAAAGGACCAGAAGTGACGGGAGCTTGTCTCAAAGCTCTCGTTGAACATGAAAACCATCTTGTTAAGGACTTGAGTGAATCTAG aacctaa
- the LOC123490767 gene encoding NACHT, LRR and PYD domains-containing protein 1 homolog isoform X1, which yields MKIFHVEEHGVSVEEVHEVTRFHAKILHPKFSVISVILSYIFSRNIDVHCELMLYLTVKKQTLIPRLYLFPRNPSQIQAVEQQEKSEGSSRVLISRPEQAFKLNSYFRLNIPCSTYINPPKIHLIHRDSTPSFFRAVVKMTGVDIEMELFGDDERIAWKEVVSQDEYITATHSTTLTVPDIPAEEFLKKHWAKLIQRTKNSMPIADDLWSKNMIGEEEHSRITAETTEQDRMRKLLKAVIPKGPEVTGACLKALVEHENHLVKDLSESRT from the exons ATGAAGATTTTTCATGTAGAGGAACATGGAGTGTCTGTTGAGGAAGTGCATGAGGTCACCAGATTCCATGCTAAGATTCTCCATCCCAAGTTCTCAGTTATCTCTGTTATACTGAGCTATATCTTTTCGCGGAACATAGATGTCCACTGTGAGCTGATGCTCTATCTGACAGTGAAAAAGCAAACACTAATTCCACGCCTATACCTGTTCCCCAGAAACCCCAGCCAAATACAG GCTGTGGAACAACAGGAAAAGTCTGAAGGGTCTTCAAGGGTTCTCATCTCAAGACCAGAGCAGGCCTTCAAACTGAATAGTTACTTCAGACTGAACATTCCCTGTTCTACCTACATCAATCCACCG aagATTCATCTCATACATAGAGACTCCACACCAAGCTTTTTCAGGGCGGTTGTGAAAATGACAGGGGTTGACATTGAGATGGAATTATTCGGTGATGATGAGAGGATTGCATGGAAAGAAGTGGTATCACAAG ATGAATACATCACTGCCACCCATTCAACAA CATTAACAGTCCCTGACATTCCTGCTGAGGAGTTTCTGAAGAAACACTGGGCTAAACTAATTCAGCGAACCAAAAACTCAATGCCAATAGCAGATGATCTGTGGTCAAAGAACATGATTGGTGAAGAAGAGCACTCCAgaataacagctgaaacaactgAACAGGACCGAATGAGAAAACTACTGAAAGCAGTCATCCCCAAAGGACCAGAAGTGACGGGAGCTTGTCTCAAAGCTCTCGTTGAACATGAAAACCATCTTGTTAAGGACTTGAGTGAATCTAG aacctaa